One window of the Anomaloglossus baeobatrachus isolate aAnoBae1 chromosome 12, aAnoBae1.hap1, whole genome shotgun sequence genome contains the following:
- the MEX3A gene encoding RNA-binding protein MEX3A, with the protein MPSLVVSGMMERNGHGMADLTKDRVLEDDRALQIALDQLCLLGLGETEEDTNNNNNSSSTNSSSSGQHPQKSGESKLCALYKEAELRLKSSNTTECVPVPSSEHVAEIVGRQGCKIKALRAKTNTYIKTPVRGEEPVFMVTGRREDVAMARREIISAAEHFSMIRASRNKAGSSFGSAPTLPGQVTIRVRVPYRVVGLVVGPKGATIKRIQQQTNTYIITPSRDRDPVFEITGAPGNVERAREEIETHIAVRTGKILEYNNENDFLSSSPDSGMESRYPESWRVHGTAAGCKPLSTFRQNSLGCIGDCPAEPVYETPRLNDQNEFNYGYLFPNYKQDVYYGVAETGGPMWGGQENNSPTPNIFTKQQRSGSSGTIQTNATQRSPESSLTSLPRRNQGDTLPGFTKLNATRNSISGSRECMVCFESEVTAALVPCGHNLFCMECAVRICERNEPECPVCHASATQAIRIFS; encoded by the exons ATGCCTAGCCTGGTGGTATCAGGGATGATGGAAAGGAATGGGCATGGCATGGCAGACCTCACCAAGGACAGGGTGCTGGAGGATGACAGAGCTCTGCAGATTGCCCTGGACCAACTCTGCCTCCTGGGTCTGGGAGAGACAGAAGAAGACACCAACAACAACAATAACAGCAGCAGCACCAACAGCTCCAGCAGCGGACAGCACCCCCAGAAATCCGGGGAGAGCAAGCTGTGTGCCCTGTACAAGGAGGCAGAGCTGAGGCTGAAGAGTTCCAACACCACAGAGTGTGTGCCAGTGCCCAGCTCCGAACACGTGGCTGAGATTGTGGGCAGACAAG GGTGCAAAATTAAAGCACTAAGGGCGAAAACAAACACATACATCAAGACGCCAGTTCGAGGAGAAGAGCCAGTGTTTATGGTGACAGGACGTCGAGAGGACGTTGCCATGGCAAGACGTGAGATCATTTCCGCCGCTGAACACTTTTCCATGATAAGAGCATCCCGGAATAAAGCTGGCAGCTCTTTCGGCAGTGCCCCAACTCTACCCGGTCAAGTCACAATTCGTGTCAGAGTACCCTACAGAGTTGTTGGATTAGTAGTTGGACCCAAGGGGGCTACCATTAAGAGAATTCAGCAACAAACAAACACTTATATTATCACTCCAAGCCGTGACAGAGACCCGGTGTTTGAGATCACTGGGGCTCCAGGAAATGTAGAACGGGCACGAGAAGAAATTGAGACACACATCGCGGTACGAACCGGCAAAATCTTGGAATACAATAACGAGAATGACTTTCTGTCCAGTAGTCCAGATTCTGGCATGGAAAGCAGATATCCAGAGAGCTGGAGAGTACATGGTACGGCAGCCGGTTGCAAACCTCTTTCGACCTTCAGACAAAATAGTCTAGGCTGCATTGGCGATTGTCCGGCAGAACCTGTTTATGAGACGCCACGACTAAACGATCAGAATGAATTCAATTATGGCTACTTGTTTCCCAACTACAAACAGGACGTATATTATGGTGTGGCCGAAACTGGAGGACCCATGTGGGGTGGACAAGAAAACAATAGTCCAACCCCAAATATCTTCACGAAGCAGCAACGCTCGGGGAGCAGTGGCACCATCCAGACAaatgccacacagaggtctccAGAATCCAGCCTTACTAGCTTGCCAAGGAGGAACCAAGGCGATACTCTGCCAGGCTTCACCAAACTTAATGCCACTCGGAACTCTATTTCTGGAAGCCGGGAGTGCATGGTATGTTTCGAAAGCGAGGTCACAGCTGCACTGGTGCCCTGCGGGCACAACCTTTTTTGCATGGAGTGTGCCGTACGCATCTGCGAACGTAATGAACCCGAGTGTCCTGTTTGCCATGCGTCCGCCACTCAAGCCATAAGGATATTTTCCTAA